Proteins from one Syngnathoides biaculeatus isolate LvHL_M chromosome 8, ASM1980259v1, whole genome shotgun sequence genomic window:
- the lbhl gene encoding uncharacterized protein lbhl, with protein MQTVPTVGEPVFTTVDLCHDAGEDDSYVTANEGGMEELSGQDSNSEDLQRKEKRLPFQIFPDPVEVVLGSETSLNSLAQNHHRERLPSIVVEPTEVSEVESGELRWPPENINMGEDEEDIFLEQCIPPANIADWGEDEEEDEDEEERTSVFLSQQQGLTLIDLQSDAFRDDTPTLPPSCPTALNRNL; from the exons ATGCAAACTGTGCCCACTGTGGGAGAGCCGGTCTTCACCACTGTGGATCTGTGCCATGATGCAGGAGAAGACGACAGCTATGTGACAGCAAATGAAGG AGGGATGGAGGAGCTAAGCGGTCAGGATTCAAATTCTGAAGATCTGCAAAGGAAGGAAAAACGATTACCTTTCCAG ATCTTCCCGGATCCGGTCGAGGTAGTTCTCGGCTCTGAGACGTCTTTGAACAGCTTGGCTCAGAACCACCACAGGGAGCGTCTACCCTCCATCGTTGTGGAGCCCACAGAGGTGAGCGAGGTCGAGAGCGGAGAACTTCGCTGGCCTCCAGAAAACATCAACATGGGCGAGGATGAAGAGGACATCTTCTTGGAGCAGTGCATCCCCCCAGCCAACATTGCTGACTGGGGagaggacgaagaggaggatgaggatgaggaggagagaACGTCAGTTTTTCTGAGCCAGCAGCAAGGCTTGACACTCATTG accTACAGTCAGATGCATTTCGAGATGACACCCCCACACTTCCACCAAGCTGTCCTACGGCCCTCAACCGAAACCTCTGA
- the LOC133504779 gene encoding C5a anaphylatoxin chemotactic receptor 1-like, with the protein MDFNLFNLSDILDINFSIPDYNFTFPDFPDITRPKIQPIQIVALTFYALVVLFGVPGNAIVVWVTGFKMSPSVTSIWFLNLALADLLCCLSLPLLMVPLAHDDHWHFGPTACTLVKGLFYLVMYCSILQLVFISLDRWLLVARPVWCHNNRRPRYAVLGCVAVWCLALIGSIPQFVYTQEIVLSEHKRECVTVHTVQSAWLVTSLRFLFGFLLPFLIIVICHWMVYRRADNKVTQRGRRSKRTLRVIVAVVLSFFLCWLPLHIVDFVVLVTPRSSPHSPSVYLAHVLMLCLAYFNSCLNPLLYVCLGRSFKNTMNRSLCNILHLLSDDHVSRTSIGTNETKATSSSEKEMTNV; encoded by the coding sequence ATGGACTTCAACCTCTTCAACTTGAGTGACATCCTGGATATAAACTTCAGCATTCCAGACTACAACTTTACTTTCCCTGACTTTCCTGACATTACGAGGCCCAAGATTCAGCCTATTCAGATCGTGGCTCTGACCTTCTATGCTCTCGTGGTTCTGTTTGGCGTTCCTGGGAACGCCATAGTGGTGTGGGTGACCGGTTTCAAAATGTCCCCGTCCGTCACATCCATCTGGTTCCTCAACCTTGCGCTGGCTGACCTGCTGTGTTGCCTCTCGCTGCCTCTTCTCATGGTGCCCCTCGCTCACGATGATCACTGGCACTTTGGCCCAACGGCGTGCACATTAGTCAAAGGCCTTTTCTACTTGGTGATGTATTGCAGCATCCTGCAACTTGTCTTCATAAGTCTTGATCGTTGGTTGCTGGTGGCCAGGCCCGTGTGGTGCCACAACAACAGGCGACCCAGGTATGCTGTACTGGGCTGCGTTGCCGTGTGGTGCCTGGCCCTGATAGGCAGCATCCCTCAGTTTGTTTACACTCAAGAGATCGTGTTGAGCGAGCACAAGCGGGAGTGTGTGACGGTTCACACAGTGCAGAGCGCCTGGCTCGTCACGTCACTCCGCTTCCTGTTCGGGTTTCTCCTTCCGTTCCTGATCATCGTCATCTGCCACTGGATGGTATACAGGAGAGCTGACAATAAAGTGACACAGAGGGGGCGTCGATCCAAGCGGACGCTGAGGGTCATTGTTGCCGTGGTGCTCAGCTTCTTCCTGTGCTGGCTGCCCCTGCACATTGTTGACTTCGTCGTGTTGGTGACTCCTCGGTCTTCCCCTCACAGCCCCTCTGTCTACCTGGCCCATGTTTTGATGCTATGCCTAGCATACTTCAACAGCTGCCTCAACCCACTGCTTTACGTTTGTCTGGGGCGAAGTTTCAAAAACACTATGAACCGCTCCTTGTGCAACATTCTGCACTTACTCAGCGATGATCACGTGAGCAGGACCAGCATCGGTACTAATGAAACCAAGGCCACAAGCTCCTCAGAAAAGGAGATGACTAACGTGTGA
- the LOC133504780 gene encoding C5a anaphylatoxin chemotactic receptor 1-like — protein sequence MDLDHDLFEFSDILDLNYSIPDYEDIFPDTASPEIQPIQIVALTFYALVVLFGVPGNTVVVWVTGFKMSPSVTSIWFLNLALADLLCCLSVPLLMVLLAHGDLWNLGPTACPVVIGFFHTVMYCSILQLVFISLDRWLLVAKPVWCRDNRRPKHAVLGCVAVWCMALIGSIPEFVYTQELNLGDKISFCIKSFTMHGVWLITSFRFLLGFLLPFLVIVTCHWMVYRRVRDRKVTHTGGRSKRTLRVIVAVVLSFFLCWLPMHIVDFLILVTSWDSTLYQPLYLVSVLKLCLPYFNSCLNPLLYVCLGRGFKKTMNCYLCNILHLLSKDQVPRTHAINPQGLQKTDD from the coding sequence ATGGACCTCGACCACGACCTCTTCGAGTTCAGTGACATCTTGGATTTAAACTACAGCATTCCAGACTACGAGGATATTTTTCCTGACACCGCGAGCCCCGAGATTCAGCCTATTCAGATCGTGGCTCTGACCTTCTATGCTCTCGTGGTTTTGTTTGGTGTTCCTGGGAACACCGTAGTGGTGTGGGTGACCGGTTTCAAAATGTCCCCGTCCGTCACATCCATCTGGTTCCTCAACCTTGCGCTGGCGGACCTCCTTTGTTGCCTCTCGGTGCCTCTTCTCATGGTGCTTCTCGCACATGGTGACCTGTGGAATTTGGGCCCAACAGCATGCCCAGTGGTCATAGGTTTTTTCCACACGGTGATGTACTGCAGCATCCTGCAACTCGTCTTCATAAGTCTTGATCGTTGGTTGCTGGTGGCCAAGCCCGTGTGGTGCCGCGACAACAGGCGTCCCAAGCATGCTGTACTGGGCTGTGTTGCCGTGTGGTGCATGGCCCTGATAGGCAGCATCCCTGAGTTTGTTTACACTCAAGAGTTAAACTTGGGCGACAAGATCAGTTTTTGTATAAAGTCTTTCACAATGCACGGAGTATGGCTCATCACATCATTCCGCTTCCTGTTGGGATTTCTCCTTCCGTTCCTGGTCATCGTCACCTGCCACTGGATGGTGTACAGAAGAGTCAGAGACAGAAAAGTGACACACACGGGGGGTCGCTCCAAGCGGACGCTGAGGGTCATTGTTGCCGTGGTGCTCAGCTTCTTTCTGTGCTGGCTCCCCATGCACATTGTTGACTTCTTGATCTTGGTGACCTCTTGGGATTCCACTCTTTACCAGCCTTTATACCTGGTCAGTGTTTTGAAGCTATGCCTGCCATACTTCAACAGCTGCCTTAACCCACTCCTTTACGTTTGCCTGGGCCGAGGcttcaaaaaaacaatgaactgCTACCTGTGCAACATCCTCCACTTACTCAGCAAAGACCAAGTGCCCAGGACTCATGCAATCAATCCACAAGGTCTGCAGAAAACAGATGACTAA
- the polr2i gene encoding DNA-directed RNA polymerase II subunit RPB9 isoform X3: MDLETGTYEPGFVGIRFCQECNNMLYPKEDKENRILLYACRNCDYQQEADNSCIYVNKITHEVDELTQIIADVSQDPTLPRTEDHPCPKCGHKEAVFFQSHSMKAEDAMRLYYVCTAPHCGHRWTE; this comes from the exons ATGGATTTGGAAACCGGGACATACGAGCCGGGCTTCGTGGGGATCAGGTTTTGTCAAGAATG CAACAATATGTTGTATCCGAAAGAAGATAAAGAAAATCGGATATTACTCTACGCG TGTAGGAATTGTGACTACCAGCAAGAGGCGGACAACAGCTGTATTTATGTCAACAAGATTACCCATGAGGTTGA TGAATTGACCCAAATTATTGCTGATGTATCTCAAGATCCAACGTTACCAAGGACGGAAGACCATCCCTGCCCAAA ATGTGGTCACAAGGAGGCAGTGTTTTTCCAGTCACACAGCATGAAAGCTGAG gaTGCTATGAGGCTATACTACGTTTGCACAGCCCCCCACTGCGGACATCGATGGACAGAATAG
- the polr2i gene encoding DNA-directed RNA polymerase II subunit RPB9 isoform X2, producing MRTRCVFQAVEVLQMDLETGTYEPGFVGIRFCQECNNMLYPKEDKENRILLYACRNCDYQQEADNSCIYVNKITHEVDELTQIIADVSQDPTLPRTEDHPCPKCGHKEAVFFQSHSMKAEDAMRLYYVCTAPHCGHRWTE from the exons ATGCGCACTCGCTGTGTTTTCCAAGCGGTTGAAG TCCTTCAAATGGATTTGGAAACCGGGACATACGAGCCGGGCTTCGTGGGGATCAGGTTTTGTCAAGAATG CAACAATATGTTGTATCCGAAAGAAGATAAAGAAAATCGGATATTACTCTACGCG TGTAGGAATTGTGACTACCAGCAAGAGGCGGACAACAGCTGTATTTATGTCAACAAGATTACCCATGAGGTTGA TGAATTGACCCAAATTATTGCTGATGTATCTCAAGATCCAACGTTACCAAGGACGGAAGACCATCCCTGCCCAAA ATGTGGTCACAAGGAGGCAGTGTTTTTCCAGTCACACAGCATGAAAGCTGAG gaTGCTATGAGGCTATACTACGTTTGCACAGCCCCCCACTGCGGACATCGATGGACAGAATAG